In Deltaproteobacteria bacterium, the genomic window TGAGCAGCTTTCACATAATGAAATCACCGGACACGCAGGCGATGAGCTGTTCAGGGCATTATTAAAGTTTATAACAGCAGAACTGTCGTGCAGAGCAGGAAGTTTGTTTATCGTAGATAAAGAAGACGGCAGCCTTATTTTTAAAGCAATAGAGGGAGGGGATGAAAACCTTAAAGGCAAACGCATTGAAAAGGGCAAAGGTATAGTAGGCATGGTTGCGGCAACACAGAAATGCTACGTAACCGGAGATGTTAAAAAAAATGCTGCATGGTACGGCGAGATCTCAAAAAGAAATAATTTTAAGACAGAAGATATGATTGCGTGTCCTATAAAACACGGGGAATCCGTAATTGGTGTTATAGAGGTCTTGAACAAGAGCAGAGGTACTTTCGGCAAAAAAGACCAGAATAAGTTAATCTCTTTAGCCCCTCATCTTGCCATATTCATGAAGCATATTATTGACGGATTGGAACAAAAAAGGATTATAGAATTTGAAGATAAATTGTACAAGCTTTCGGCATTATTGAATTCAAGCCTTGATACAAAAACGATAGCCAGAGATGCGATGAAGGCGATTGTATCCCTTGTTAATGCTGAAGTTGGCTCCTTGCTCCTTTTAGATAAAGAGAAACAGGAATTATACTTTGAAGTGGCGCTTGGCGGGGGAGAGAAGGCATTAAAAGAGATCAGGCTAAAATTGGGGCAGGGTATCGCAGGCTGGGTTGCCCAGCATAGACAGCCTGTTATTGTAAATGATCCATCAAAAGATGACAGATGGCTATTTAAGAAATCAGATAATAAATCGGGTATTGTTACAAGAAACATTCTGTGCGTACCCGTGATGTCTGGGAATCAAGTGATCGGAGTGATGCAGGCATTAAATAAAAATGACGACAGATTTACACTGCAGGATCAAGAGCTTTTAACATCTTTATCGGATCATGTGGCAATCGCGATTGAGAATGCACGGCTTCATGAAGAACTGCGTCGTACTTTTGTGGAGGTTGTGGAATCTCTATCAGAGGCTATAGAAAAAAGAGACCCGTACACGGGGGGGCATACAAAAAGGGTGGTTAAATACTCTTTAATATTGGCAGATGAAATGGGCCTTGCATCGACAGAAAAAGAGAATCTGAAAATGGCTGCGCTGTTACATGATGTAGGCAAGATCGGTGTGGATGACAGCGTATTAAGAAAACCTGCAAGGCTTGACGATGCCGAGTTTAATAAGATGAAGGAGCATCCAAGTATAGGGGCTGATATACTCGGTAAGGTGCCAGAGATAAAAAAGATTGTACCGGGTATACTGTATCACCATGAATGGTATAACGGAAAAGGTTATCCTGCAGGGCTTTCAAAAGATCAGGTGCCTATGATAGCAAGGATAATATCTATTGCAGATACTTATGATGCGATAACTTCGGATAGACCGTATAGAAAAGGCTTAACGCATGAGTATGCTGTTGCCGAATTGAGGAGATACAAAGGCACGCAATTTGATCCGGAACTTGTAGAATATTTTATCCATGCGTTTGAAAGACGGGGTAACAGGATTTAACAAGAGGTGCCGTTATGATTTACTTTATCATTGTGTTATGGTTAAACTCATCAAGATGAAAGCACATATTGAATCTCTTATCGGGTATGTACAATATCTAAAGGAGCTTGGATACGACGGTTTTCCTTTATCGGGATCTCCCCATCCTCAGGATGTACCGATAAGACAGGACATTAACGGCAATAAAAACTTAGTTCTTAAAAATACGGCACTTGCTATAGACGGCTGTGCAAAATGCGGTTTAAGCCGGATGAGAGCGCATTCCGTTCCTGGTGAAGGTAATTGCAATGCCGCATTAATGTTTATAGGTGAGGCCCCCGGTTATGATGAAGACCGGCAGGGCAGGCCGTTCGTCGGCAGGGCAGGAGCGTTATTAACGGACATCATTACAGCAATGGGTTTGAAAAGGGAAGATGTGTTTATCGCAAATGTTATTAAGTGCAGGCCGCCTGATAACAGGGAACCGATGAATAACGAGATAGAATCCTGCTTCCCATACTTAAAAACACAGATAGACATTATCAATCCGAAAATCATAGTAACACTCGGCAGATATTCAACATCCGCAATACTTGGAACGGCCGAGGCAATAAGGATCTCGGAACTGAGAGGAAAATTTTTTAACTACAACGGCATAAAAGTTATGCCGACATTTCATCCTGCTTATCTACTGCGTAATGGAAAGGATAAGAAACTTGTCTGGGATGACATGAAAGCGGTACTTAAAGAGCTCGATATGCATATACCTATTTACAAAAAGGGCCAATAAACATGAAAAAACGTAAAATCGCGGATATATCGGTTTCAACAATAATGCGTCCGGGGAAAAACATGGAAGAGCATCCTATCGTGATTTCAGGGTTAATAAGGAAAATGGTTATAGCGTTGTCCGTTATCTTATTGTGCACATCAAACGTTTTAGCATCTTCTCGTGTTGATGAGATATCAATAGATGGGCCCATAGGACCTGCTTATGCATATTTTGTTTCAGAATCCATACAACGGGCAGAAGCCGATGGTGCGAATGCTTTTCTTATATTGATGGATACACCTGGCGGGCTTGATACATCAATGAGAGACATTGTAAAAGCAATAGAAAATGCAAAACTGCCTGTTGTCACATACATATATCCTTCGGGCTCAAGGGCTGCATCCGCGGGTGTGTTTATTGTTATGTCATCCGATGTTGCTGCTATGGCACCTGGTACAAATATCGGAGCAGCGCACCCCGTAACAATGGGCGGAAAACTTGGTAAGGAAATGGAGAAAAAGGTTACAAACGATGCAGTCGCTTATATAGAAAGCCTTGCACTTCAGAAAGGCAGGAATGCTGAATGGGCAGGCAAAGCTGTTAGAAAAAGTGTATCCATAACAGCGGATCAGGCATCAAAGATAAAGGTCATTGATATTGTTGCCGGTAGTATCTCCGGTTTGTTGAATAAGATCAACGGATGGAAGATAAATAAGCAGAGCGGTCATTATACACTTGATACAAAGGGTGCTGTTATTAAAAAGTTCAATATGGGATTCCAGTATAGAGTATTAAAGGTGATAAGTGATCCCAATATAGCGTACATACTAATGCTCATAGGCATGTGGGGCATATTTTTCGAACTTGCAAGCCCGGGTGCAATTTTTCCAGGAGTGATAGGTGCATTATCGCTAATACTGGCATTTGTTGCATTTCAAACAATTCCTGTTAATTATGCAGGTGTACTTTTAATTATACTATCTATAGTTTTATTTATACTGGAGGTAAAGATTGTGAGTCATGGAATGCTTGCTGTGGGTGGGATCATATCCTT contains:
- a CDS encoding GAF domain-containing protein; amino-acid sequence: MKTPTGVKQISLFQKRLLNLYEQLSHNEITGHAGDELFRALLKFITAELSCRAGSLFIVDKEDGSLIFKAIEGGDENLKGKRIEKGKGIVGMVAATQKCYVTGDVKKNAAWYGEISKRNNFKTEDMIACPIKHGESVIGVIEVLNKSRGTFGKKDQNKLISLAPHLAIFMKHIIDGLEQKRIIEFEDKLYKLSALLNSSLDTKTIARDAMKAIVSLVNAEVGSLLLLDKEKQELYFEVALGGGEKALKEIRLKLGQGIAGWVAQHRQPVIVNDPSKDDRWLFKKSDNKSGIVTRNILCVPVMSGNQVIGVMQALNKNDDRFTLQDQELLTSLSDHVAIAIENARLHEELRRTFVEVVESLSEAIEKRDPYTGGHTKRVVKYSLILADEMGLASTEKENLKMAALLHDVGKIGVDDSVLRKPARLDDAEFNKMKEHPSIGADILGKVPEIKKIVPGILYHHEWYNGKGYPAGLSKDQVPMIARIISIADTYDAITSDRPYRKGLTHEYAVAELRRYKGTQFDPELVEYFIHAFERRGNRI
- a CDS encoding nodulation protein NfeD — its product is MKKRKIADISVSTIMRPGKNMEEHPIVISGLIRKMVIALSVILLCTSNVLASSRVDEISIDGPIGPAYAYFVSESIQRAEADGANAFLILMDTPGGLDTSMRDIVKAIENAKLPVVTYIYPSGSRAASAGVFIVMSSDVAAMAPGTNIGAAHPVTMGGKLGKEMEKKVTNDAVAYIESLALQKGRNAEWAGKAVRKSVSITADQASKIKVIDIVAGSISGLLNKINGWKINKQSGHYTLDTKGAVIKKFNMGFQYRVLKVISDPNIAYILMLIGMWGIFFELASPGAIFPGVIGALSLILAFVAFQTIPVNYAGVLLIILSIVLFILEVKIVSHGMLAVGGIISFVLGSVLMFDTSSYDYTISWALILTAVVLTSLFFIVALGLALKARLKKPVTGMEGLIGNVGDVISITDKKIKVFIDGAYWNAYSDSNNLKTGDKIIIEKIDNNMLLKIKKKED
- a CDS encoding uracil-DNA glycosylase, with translation MVKLIKMKAHIESLIGYVQYLKELGYDGFPLSGSPHPQDVPIRQDINGNKNLVLKNTALAIDGCAKCGLSRMRAHSVPGEGNCNAALMFIGEAPGYDEDRQGRPFVGRAGALLTDIITAMGLKREDVFIANVIKCRPPDNREPMNNEIESCFPYLKTQIDIINPKIIVTLGRYSTSAILGTAEAIRISELRGKFFNYNGIKVMPTFHPAYLLRNGKDKKLVWDDMKAVLKELDMHIPIYKKGQ